The genomic window AGTAACAACCCAACGTTCCATGAACGTACAAAACATATCGAAATAGATTGTCATGTTGTTCGGGATCATATAAACAGTGGGTTTCTTCAAACTATTCACACTCCATCTCGTCTTCAATTGGCAGATGTATTAACTAAATCTTTGTCTGCTGCTATCTTTACATTCATATTATCCAAGCTTGGTCTGGTTGATCTTCACCAGCCTCCAGCTTGAGGGGGGATGAAGATTTGTTATCCACTTACTTATTTTAGCTAGCAAGAAAAAGACAACAATATCCATCTATTTTAGCTAGCAAGAAAAGGGCAACCAAGATTTGTTATCCACTTGGTCTACTTACTCAAAAGGGCGTCAAAGATTTGTTATCCAGCTGATCTACTTATTTATTTTAGCTGGCAAGAAAAGAGAAAGATTTGCTATCAATCCTTTCTTAATCTGTACAGCTTAGCTAGCATtctagatcattcttttgaattctaGATAGTCCTTTTTATTTGTATAAAAAAGGGAACTTTCTCATTAgtttttcaatcaaaaaatatgaagataatttttttttcattttagctTTCTCTGTTTGTCTTGTTTATAGATTCTAAACGGTGGCCACTGAAATTTGCTTCAATCGCGGGTGTTTTAAAGTCATGTTGGGCAGAGTTATATGAGCTGAGTCTAGTTTTGGTCTTGTTTGTTGGGCCAGTGATACACATCCTCTGAAAGTTTCCCCGTGGGTATTCGAGCTTGACCTAGATATACAATAAAGCTGGCGTGCCCATGTTGACTCCTTTTCAGAAGCAGGCTATTACACCAATTGTGGGACATTCCTCTGTCCAACTTGGTGCTCCCTATATATAATAGGTGCAGATGACCAATCGCCATGGCCAATGGTGTGAATGCATATTTTATTTTGTTCCATGTGCCGTGTGAAGCATCAATATAAACAATTCAGGGACTGACCATTAAGAAGAGTAggtagaaatattaattcattAGCTAGTTTGTTAAGGAGTCCGAATGACATCATTTAACCAATGTATTGACCCTCCGTACTATAAAGCTGGCCCTTTAATATTAAGCTCCTTATTGGTCCCCTATAACTTCAAAGGCATCAATCATTTCTAAAGCTATGCCTTCTGCGGTCCTGCATTTTAGCTGTCAGACATGGGTAGCATGGTCCTATCAAAAAGAATTCAAGCTCacatcaacacaaaaaaaaaaaaaaaaaaaaaatcaagtaaagTCCACGGCAGCAACCTgagtcttcaaaaaaaaagaggggagataAATTAAAAGCAACTTTCTTTCGGAAGTAAACTCTGGATCTTGTCTCACCTGTTCCCACTAGTCAATGTGCTTTCCAAGCTTCCCCAGGGGGATCATGTGCAACCAACCTTCTGCAAGCGCCGTAAAAATGCAGCGTACGCCTTCAATAAACAAATGACAGAATCCCTGGCATTCATATATATTGTATTTCTTGAGCTTGATTGCACTTTGCCATCAATAGATAGGGAAAAGTTAGAtgatatttttcttcaaaaaggtACTCGATGTGTGATATAATGAGAACAAATTAAACCATGGAATCTCAACCTACATGGAGACAGAAGAAGAGGTTAAAGGGCATGATCACGAATCTTATATGTAATCATTAACTTAGGAtcatctaaatgataggtatgctataataattatattacagGATGCAGGGCAACATTCTTTTTGATTCTAACCATTTTACATCCACACTTCACCAGCAACTATATTTTGCTTCGTTTGAGGATAATGAGTGGCATGCAACTATGTTTTAGTTGCgccacttttcttaatggaggaGGTTCAGGTCTCGAATGGCAGGTGCTTCCTGACAAGCTAGACACAGGTAACTTTCATGTCTTCTTCTAACAATCAATGGCATTCCTACAAGAAAACAAGCCGACCACAAGCTTGCTAGGCTTGCTCTAGCTCAGCCTACGTTTTAATAGAGCCCAGCCCTAGCTTATTTAATTTTGAGAAGTTGAAGCTATACATCTACCAAAATCTTATTTAAGAGATAGTGAGAATTTATGAtccttaaatattttatttatatttttttggaatatcttgatcatattttgattttatacttagaaatattttgattttatggtTAGAATATATTCTATTCTAAATAATCTATGTTAAGTTGTTGTTAAAATAGATAATAGTAATTAAAAATCATATAGCATATAAGAAGAAAGGCAAAAGAACTAAGAGATGGATGGGTAGGAATATTAAAAGCCAAGATTCTACTTCTTAGAATGCTAATCATAGTGATTTACTTCGCTAGCAAAACAAGGGTGGTTGTAGATTAGCAAAAGATAAGAGGCGAAGAAAATGAAAATCGAAAAATTATGAATTGAATTCATATATTAGTATTGTTAACTTATTCAAACCTAGCTCAAGACAACTAAGTCTAACTCCAACTCTACTCATTTGGTAACTGAAAAAACCAAACTCCAGTAGCTTAAAAAAGCTTGCTTATGCGCTAGTCTTAACTCTAACATCACTTTTCATCTAAGTATGAGGTATTATAAATCACTTTTGAATTAAACATAATATCTTCTCATCCAATCACGATGAAGGTAAAAAATTTCCTTACCTTGCTTAGCTcgaatctttctaaaaaaatgctagaaaaagagaaaaatagagtCTAAGTCCCTTCTTTTATTCGTTAGTAAATAACAATTGAGATATATAGCATATATTTATACTAATGAGGTTCATGCTTACATAATACATGTCAGATTCCTATTCTAGTTAAAAAACAACTCAATTTTCTCGAAGTAAACACAACTGGTAgaaataattacaaaaaaaaaaggtaacaTTTTTTCTAAGTCTTTTTGGATTGTTAAATGAGTGCTatcaaattttttcttgaaagaacaAAAAATTAGTTTGATTAATCCATTTCAAGATCCAAATGATAGAATTTAAACTTAATCATTCAATGTGACGCATCCTTTATAGGCGAAGCCGTGTCATAAAACTGAAAAAATTACCAAATATCTGTGATCATCTCAATCGGATATTATATAGTTAAGTTATGGCATTTAGAAGTTTAACATGCTATTTAACTTTCTGATATAGCAAATCTTACTTTAACCATATCTAGTCTTCCTTGTAGTGGTCAAAGTGATCCATATTGAATCTGATGATTCTTCtagctaaattatttttaattaataaattttatgaataaatgcaAATTCATTATGCAAACTTGGATAATTTGGCATGGTATACTCAGGGatacatttttattttttaagaacggAAAAGGAAGGAAACACCCACTCAAGATAAAGTACTTAAATTCATATACTCAGGGATACATTGTTTAAGATTTGAACCCGGAATCTCCATGTCTAtagtttttttctttccttcttcctcctcctcctttccttttttttctttttttggtacgTGTGTGCATGCGCGTGCGTGCAGGATTGTTGGGTTGGGGGGCCGGGGGGAGGGGGGGTTGCGTATCAGTTACCAATCATTACTATATCAACAAAATTTTTAAGATGGCATACGTTACCACCGACCATTTACTTTAGTGGTATCTCTAGCTAATTGGGCGAGGGGAAAACGTGATGGTATAGATTATGTAAAGCTTAAATTCTAGCACGCTAATACACTGTGCATGCCAGGAGGACAAAATAATATATGTACGTTTACTTGGAGTGAACATGTCTTGCACTGTTTCTTCCAAACAAAAGTGGAAGGAAACGAAGGTACCTCCTATACGTATCTGTTTTTTGCGAGCACAAACTTGTGTGTAAATATTTACACTGCATCACATTGTGGAAAGTGAGCTGAAGGTGacattttattatgaataaaataaAGTTGAATCGGGACTGTGACGTCTCCTGAAATAGTAATTTCTGTTTATGTTTGActgaaaattttattgttcatGAGTCTAAGTTGAAAGTAATTAattagaaagaaggaaaaaaatcttGCCGTACGTACGTAGAAACATTGTTATGCATGCAGTCCTATACAACATAATTATTTTGAAGTAAGTAGACTATGACTAGAatgatctcttttcttttttgctgAAAAAAATGACCTGTTTTCTGCTTTCCTTTTTTAAACTCGTTTCGCACAACTAAGATGCAGTAAAACTTAATTTATTCAAAGTTTATTTGTAGACCCAGATTGAAACTGGATGAACTGCATATCCAACAATATTTATGAAGTCATATATAGATCCATTGCCAGCTAGAAAACTCTATGCCTTTCCTTGGAATGTAGCATTGTCTCGCGCTTTGATTTAGACCAAAAtatgttcttttttttcttctctcggcTTACATCATTGATTTGGTATTGACAGATAAAATGACAACCTGCAACCGGGCTTTAGGCATGGTGACAAAggaaagaatgaagaagaaaaagaccgTGTATACCTATTTTAAGCATGGCTCCAGAGTATGCATCTCGGCGAACGTGGCAGCCAAACTTGCACATGTGGGTTGCTTTCCAACCTGGCAGCATGGGATCCCACCCAAGATTCCATTCCCCTACCACGTGCTGCTGCATCTAACCGGGCATTGGGTATTTTCTTATTTTATCAAATGCTACCACGTGGCTGCATCATATTCATGACACCTGACGAACTAGGCCCACATGATGTCCATCGCAGAAATTATACCCTTCACTGCATGCACAGTATAGCAGTGCATCATGCCAATTATCTCCCTAAGCTTACATGGTTCTCATTCACTGTGTGCTTATCTCAGATTGCTATCTTTCCATCTTATCTCAGTTGTATTTCTATGATGATCCGCTGATGTGATGCATATGATATACAGTGTTAATTTTCTGTGCATCTTTAGATAGTGTTTGATGATTCAAATATTAtgatcaccatgatgatcttacaGAGTGATCTAAAATTATCGATGATTCAAATTCTATGGTGATTTAATCAGCAGTGATCTAGGATCATGATATTTGATAGGCAATGGTCCAGTGATTAAAGATCTCCAGTATCAACGAGTAATCCGTTTGATATTCCATGAAAATTCAAGGTCACTaattatataatatcaaaactatctataatatatttataaaaatttatttattaatcatatataatatattataaataaaatattaatatatttattaatatattaataattaatagattttataaaaaatatatttattagtcttataaattattaatcctataaaaatatattaattgctATTGTAcaactaatatttttatttatactaatcatatattatttattaatatgaatatttattttgattaaaaaataaaaaaatagaaataatataGTAAATGCTTTTACTATATAAATATAAGTTACATtaagatatttttactctaatttaaaattatcattgaatcataatatgataataatatgattaataataattataatataatatatatcataaatataatatataatatgaaatataatataatatcaaatatataatgTCTATTAATATATTAATGGTATATGGATATATCGATTTTTTTGTTAGATTAATCTATATTTTTGTCTTTCTATTTCAGCCCAAGATTACTGTCTGAAGGTGATCCTGTATTTTCTATCTCAAGGACAAATATTCTATTACTAGATTGGGAGATGATTTAAAAGGTAAAGGTGATTTAAGATCACTACCGTGTAGGATTATCATAGTGTCAGCAAACATGATGATCTCATCATCTACATTCACATTATCCTTGATCTTTAGTGGATCATCCCGCACCAAATGTCTCCTTAAGATTTAGTAGGATATAGCTCTAACTCACATTTTTCATTCATGTACAGGGACATCGAGATTTGTGCATTGACCATGGATGGAAATTTGAGCACAACAATCTGATTGAGTCAATGAAGGTGGGGAGAAAATCCGTCAGCGAATCTTTCACGCACAAAATGAGTATTGCGAGTACACTAATTTTGAGCTATACACTGGGATAGCCTCTTCCATGCCTCCAAGCTTTTCTAGGCTTCGATGAAGACAAGATTCGGTTACAGGTCTCCGGTACAAGTATCCTATTACCTTACCGTCAACGTACCTGGTACCTTTCGTTTGAAAGTTTTGGTTGCAGCGTAGAAAAGCTTTAACATGAAAGTTTACTGAGCTTATGTTAATCATTGTTCATTAACATATTTAATCTTGGGTTTACCAGGCCAGAAATAGACGTCCAAGACAACAATATTCGAATCTCACATCTCAGTCATCAACCGAAACTATAACGAAAGAGAGGTAATATGTGGAGAGGATTTCTTTAATTTTGTTACCGTTGTTTCTGCTGTCTGCTTTACTCTACCTATTTACATGTACTGCTATTTTCTATGTCATTTTTTTTACTGTCCTTGTTGTGTTTTAACAAACAGGAAACACTCACAACTGCTGACCAAGGCCCACGAATTGTGCTCAATTCACGGTTTTATCTAACATTGCCTGGACACCAACAAAACAGAGGTTATTGTCATCTTAGACATCTTTGTATAGTGCCTTCAAATCTaatatttggtattttttttaataaggcgGTCACTTCATACAATCTTAATATCGATCCAATCCAAAAGATCAGAAACAAGATTTTCTGGAAgaataataagaaaaaataagtaTCAATCCAACTTCACAAAAGTGATGAGCAACAAATGAGACCATCTAGTCTGTTGCACTGTTCACCTCACAATAAATCCGTCAAATCTTATGAGAGGGGCACTCTCAAAGCAAATTTGGATGTCACGTACCAAGGGATGAGAAGAGATGCATGGTCTCAAACCTTTTGAAGCTAAATCACCATTGTCATCGAGTCTCTCTCCATCGCTGGTTGGCTCCAAGAATTATCTTGGCATGAATAATATCTTCCCAGGTCACCCTTAGCTTAAAAATGAATACAGTGATCTTCATTAGCCGGACACTCCCATCCGTGACAAATTGAGAGTCGGGACTTCGGATCATGAAACTACATGCTACCTCTCCCGTCATCATTATTGTCATCAAAACTAAGAAAGATTAGAGATGGGGACTCTCAAGAGAAGAATACCTCATCTATCAGCGATATTACCATCAAAATCGGTTTTCACTGATAAAAAATACAACCCACCAACCCAcactttttttttctccaaaatctcCACACGATCAACTTCCATCCACAACCGTAATAGGCTTAACAATGTTTATCGTCCCCTACGGTCACCAACAAACTTCCAAACCTCATCTTCAAAGTGCCAGCCCAGCTACGTGCAAGTTCCCTTTACCGCAGAAGGCAGATGCTGACAATAGTAACCGAGCACCACATCCACCACCTGTCGTCTTCCTCTTCTCACCCTCATTCTGGTCACGGCGTAGCTGAGGCAGCACCAGACAGCGAAACGAACCCATCGCTCCAGCACTCAAAGTAGGGCCCACCCGGTTGATGTCATTGATAGGGCCCCCACCATATCTCCGGACAAAAACACGTCACGGTGTGGTAAAAACAGGTGTGAGCATAGCCTAGGAACAGTTGAGGTCGGCCGACGGTTGTGCGATCCACTGTGGGGCCAccggatccttggatttggacaACGCAGGGCCGAAACCGAAAGGGCCAAAATACACAAAAAATAATACGGCCCAGAAAACACCAATTTCCAACGAAAACGAGGCCAGGGCATTCATTGCCCCTGGACAGTCGATCCAAAACCGTGGCATGGCCGGCACTCACCCACCTCCCCCCTTCTCTCGCTCCTCTCCACCGACAAAAAATTTCATTATCTCATCGGTCATCGGCCCTCTCTTTCCCAGTTCCCCACCCATTCCCCTACGTTCTTTCAAAAACCCCTCTTTGACCAACCTGCTCTCTAGTGGTTGTTGACATGTACCTATCTTTCCTTTCCACCGAAGCTATCCAGTTCCAAAAAAATGCTTATATTTTTTCCGGTGGTTGACATCTAAATTCTCCTTTGCGCTTTTCAGTTTTCACCCATTGCTAACGACACTAGTATCAAAagcaaatcaaagaaaaagaagcctTGAGATACGTGCATCAGACCAATCAACCATCCAAGCAAAGAAAGTCGACAAAAACTCACATCAAAAACATCATATTCTGATTCCATTGCAGGATTCCAAACGCAGGACATGACACTGTTAATTACTTGAGAGGACAAACAGGACTAAGACTGAGCTGCAgatagaaggtagagagagagagaaggagaataaGAGTTCGAAGAAATACAACTGCAGCCGATCGAGTACGCGGGATGATCCATGAACACAAACTACACAATCCTGCAGCACTTTGTGGAGGTTAAGTTCATCAGAGTCTAACGGGCATCCCTAATCTATCCAGCCGGCCGGAACCTGGGTAGGCCTTGTTGGCGAACTTCGCATGCAGAGAAGATGACCTCTGGGCTGATGCTCCAGGATGCTGCTGCCCCAACCCCTGCCCCGAGAGCCTCTTGATCGAGCCTGAGTTCTCGAACTCGGGCCGCTGCTTCGGTGCACTGTGAGACCGCACCTTCGCCCTTGACGACTCCGTGTTCGCCATGTAGTTGGGATAGTCCGAGTACCCGCTGAATAGGCTGCGCGAGCACTCGCTCTTCGAAGGAGTGAAGGCCCCCCCCTTCTCGAGCTTCCAGGCCGAGATGTTGCGGAATAGAACTGGGGACTTTCGCCAAACTCCCCAGGCTCAGGGAGGTGGAACCTCAGGGGGCTGAGAGATTGCGGCATGTCGACGGAGGACGGGCTAGGAATGGATAGTTGAGCAATTGTAGAGTCCTTTGATGGTGAGTCAGGCATAGCGGCAAAGCTGCGGTTGTTCTGATCAGAGGCTAGGGTCGAGCATGAAGAATGGAGATTGTTCCCCCTCCTCTTGAGATTGAATTGTGGCTTTCCAGGGTCTACCTCCAAGATCTTAGCATTCTTCTCATCATCCATTGCTGCCCCAGCCTTTGCAGCAGCCTCTCGGCTGTCCCAGTAACGCTCCTCCATCCACCGATCCAACCAGTTCCAACCAGAAGAATGTGTTCTGTCCGAATCAACCGCATCGATGCTGGCTGATTTAGAAGGATTCCTCTGCACATAATAGCATGAATTGGTATTTGCAAGCAGCATTGCTAGATTGCAAGAAACTGGACTGGGATTTACCTTGAGAGTGCAAGACCTGTCGGACTTCGAACCACTTGATCGAACCGCTTGTTCATATTTCTCTGGTGTCGGAGGGCCCTGCAAGACATAATATCGTGTTAGATAAGAACCTCTACCACCCCTGCTTCCTTTGTTTCTCCAGACCTATGTGAGATTACAATTTAGAAATCACTGGGAGCGAATGCTGATACATCAATCAAGCAACATAAGCATTTTTGATACACTCAAGCAATTTGAAATCTCATCAAAGGTTCAAAAACTCCTTTTAAGCAGATTATTCGAATACAATTTAAGGCAAACTATAAGAGCAGTTAAACAGAACTCAGAGGCCGGGACTTACAGCATGGGCGCGGAAGCCTCTGCCGGACCTGCTCATCTCTGACCGGAGGGCTCGGCAGGCCCTGGCCCGGGCCTGGACTCTCACCAATGCCTGCATGCATCGCAACGTCTCAGCCGCCTGCTTCCTCACAATGTTACCCCTGACCAATGCCTGCAGCTTCACCAGCCCTTTCAGCGCCCTCAATGCCCTCCTCGCCTTCAAAACATTATTAAACCAATCACCAAACAACTGAACCATCAAATGGTTCAAGGACAAAAAACTTCCACAcgcaaatttttcttttttcataagacaagcAACCTTTTCCTTACACGCGAGCGGAGATTTTTAGGTATTCTTCAGGTAGCTTAAACTATATAgattgattaaaaaaaaaggcTTAAAACTATTAGATTCCGTCCATGTGGGTAAAACTAGCCCATCACTTCCGAGTTGGTAGGGGCGGCTAAGAAATTTTTATCAAACCCCCACGCCACTATTTCGTCTCTTAGCGAGTCGGAGAGGATGAGGCTATTATCTAGCCCCCATTAGAGCTGTTACTACTCTTATAGCTGCTATCTACTTCGAAACCGTCCGATTAATAAAGGAGCACCGTTGGAAGGAACTAGTTGTTTTTTAACGAGAAAGGGAAGAAAATATGCAAGTCCCATTAAAAAGAATTAATGGGAGCCATTGGAGGCGAGATAGAGGCAGCAGCTGGCGATGCGTTAAAGGAAGGGAAGTCGAAAGGCCGAGAGGGCTCGGCGGAGTATTAGGCGGAGCAAAACGGCAATTATAAGGTGACGGAAACATTAGAATCACGCAAGCCAGCTCACCCTATCAAAGAGGAATACAGAACCAAATCCTCTAGCCATCGGaggaaattccaaaaaaattttgtttaGGTGATCGATGAATTGCACTTCAGAAAGATTAGACGTTGGAGATTGTGAAAGAACAACTCATAGCCCGAGATAATTCCGTGATTTATTTAAAATCTAGCAAAATTGGAAATTAATTAGCCACAAAAATGGaccaagaagaagagaaaattatcTGGCTTTATATTGAAAAATACAAAGGTATTTCTTTTTAAAATAGAAATGCCTTTAAAATGGCAAAAGTAACGAATTAAATTTGTTGAAGCATCTCTTCTTTGCATCCTTAAAATTTCCTTTGATTTAAGCAAATTAAAGTATATGTAAAAGAGAGGGAAAGGGGAGAAGGCTCACCAGATAACCCCGGAAAGCGGCCTGGATCTTAACTGCCGCCGCCTCCTCCCACTTCCCAGCGCCGGCGGCGAACCCAGCAACGCTCCGCCCGCTGCTCGTCAGCCTTACCACCGCGGCGGCCGCCTGCGCGGCGGCCACGGCTGCCTCCGCCACTGCTGCGGTCGCCGCGGCAACCGCAATCGCCCGCTTGTTCTGCTCGTCCCCGTCCACATCCACCAACCCCGCCGTCGCGCGTGCCGGGGAGGACCGCGCCACCTCCCTATACGAATCCTTCCGCCGCTGCGGTGACGGAGGCGGGGGTCCTCCTCTCTGTTGCTGCTGCTGGTGGCCCTTCTCCCGGAACGACTTGACGAAGCCCCATTTCTTCTTCTCCGCCTGGTGCTCCCCGCCAGAATCCGCCTTCTTCCTGCCCAGAAGTCCGCGCAACCACCGCGCCGCCCTCCCCATTTCCTACCGCTACTCCAGCCGCGATATCCTCATTCGCCACGGCCCACCGGTTAAAAACTCCATCCTCTAAAGTGAAATTAATTTTAGAAAGCCCAGACCAAAGAGCGGGAATTTAAATCAAaggagtaaaaagaaaaaaaggaaaaaaaggtgaGCGAAGGGAAGAGAGGAGCGGAGGAGAAAAAGGAAGCACCCGGCGGTCAGAACAAAGAGCAGCTCCCTCTGACTCAAAGGCAGGGTAGGCCTTATATACAACTTTTTTATTATTAGTTATTACAGTACTAAAAGATAAACATTTCTGGTTTCGCAAAGGCACGAGATCCGGTTTTCCGCCCGCCATGAGATAATGGTATTCTCACCTGGAATCACACTTTTGCCCCTACGACGTTCACCATATCCATATGACTctgtatttaattttaattatatacctATGCTGTGCCGTTCGTACGATCGACTACTGCAGTATCTACGTAAACTCACGGAAACACGCCATAGGTCCCAAAGGTCAGTGACGGTCCCCACGTCGGATCTAGATTAGAGGGGCTGATAGAGCGTGGTGGGTCCCATGACAACCAAGGTAGAGGTGAGGCCGGAGGGCTGGAACATGGTAGTACGACGGGTTCGACGCGTTCTCTTCTTGGAGAGTACGCTGTCCTGTAAACGTTGAGAACTGGAACATCGATCAGACGGCCGGGGACGTTCGATCAGATCTTCCAGGACTGGCCGGCTGCGAGGACCGTGGGTGGCGGGGTAGGCCCCTGGCGCCGAGAAATTATaacatgcaccaggtgcaagtgaaccagggcaaatcgcggagcatatgcacggtggatagcgCATAATCGGGAATGGGTGAAATACAAGGAgtagcgtggcgtgttatccaccgtaagatttgacgcggtccaatttcacctggtgcatgcaatacggaggaCCTGGCGGCTGGCGCCCCTGGCGCGGTGAGAAGACGCCGGTCGGGAACTAGTCTCCGTTGCGGTGACGGTGGAACGGACTGGCTTTTTTCACATGGGCTTGGAGCGGTCCGGCTTTCACCAACACAGTTAAAGGGCAGATGATAGGTCCCAGCTACTGATAAGGGGTGGGTTGGGCCAGAAGGAGAAGGGCACCTTGGGTTTCTATTTATTTGCTGTTAttattctctttttccttctttacaAATTATTGAAACGAAGAGAAGAAAACCTTTGTTTACTTTGAGGAGCTTACTTTAACAAGAGCTAGTTATTACGCAAGCATGAGTCTGTTCCCTCTGATAAGATGTCAAGATTATAGGCCGTTTAACCACAAAGCTAGTTGATTTTTAAATGCATCATGGATTTGCTCACAAAAGGTGGCTATCCCACCTCACAAAAGTTTGCTTCTCAATAAGCATGCATTGACTATGCACCAGCGAACTCCTGCAACATAGCTCTGGTGTCTTCTCTTCAGGTAGCGGTGTGCCATGGCACAAGCATTGCTCTCTTGAGTAAACATgggaaataaaagtataattattttatttacatatttAAGAGGAAATACGACAGAGGAAGGGGCAAAATGGGATTGTCGTCTTGAAAATGACACTCAGTCTCCGTTAAATCGCAGTTTGTCATGTATTTGTGTGCTCTTAGGATGGAATTGGAGTGACTTGTAAATGCTCATTAATAAGATGTGAGAATGGATTGTCATTTCTTATTAGACCTTCCGCTGGATCGGTTGCTTACACAGTCCCGGGTCCACCACACGTGTCAAATGTCATTCATTCTTTGTGTAACGTCTTTTGGGTTTTGTTCTCTGGCATTACCCGCGCGAACAATTGTTTGGCTATGAAAATTTTACGAAAGATTATGGGTTGTCCTTTTATGTACCGATTTGGAGTACCATACTTTGGTCAAAGAAATCTTTGAAAATATCCTCTTGAGTTATTCCATTACTGGAGGAAAAGGACCATCGTTGCATATCATCTTACAATTATTAACACTTTGTAACGAAACAATGGtgttgaatgataaaataatggCGTAACAAACCCTCGTTCGATTCT from Elaeis guineensis isolate ETL-2024a chromosome 4, EG11, whole genome shotgun sequence includes these protein-coding regions:
- the LOC105043411 gene encoding LOW QUALITY PROTEIN: protein IQ-DOMAIN 22 (The sequence of the model RefSeq protein was modified relative to this genomic sequence to represent the inferred CDS: deleted 2 bases in 1 codon), which produces MGRAARWLRGLLGRKKADSGGEHQAEKKKWGFVKSFREKGHQQQQQRGGPPPPSPQRRKDSYREVARSSPARATAGLVDVDGDEQNKRAIAVAAATAAVAEAAVAAAQAAAAVVRLTSSGRSVAGFAAGAGKWEEAAAVKIQAAFRGYLARRALRALKGLVKLQALVRGNIVRKQAAETLRCMQALVRVQARARACRALRSEMSRSGRGFRAHAGPPTPEKYEQAVRSSGSKSDRSCTLKRNPSKSASIDAVDSDRTHSSGWNWLDRWMEERYWDSREAAAKAGAAMDDEKNAKILEVDPGKPQFNLKRRGNNLHSSCSTLASDQNNRSFAAMPDSPSKDSTIAQLSIPSPSSVDMPQSLSPLRFHLPEPGEFGESPQFYSATSRPGSSRRGAFTPSKSECSRSLFSGYSDYPNYMANTESSRAKVRSHSAPKQRPEFENSGSIKRLSGQGLGQQHPGASAQRSSSLHAKFANKAYPGSGRLDRLGMPVRL